In Ferrimicrobium acidiphilum DSM 19497, the genomic stretch ATCCCCTCTATCGCATCCGGCGACTCCTGAATATGGCCAAGGAGAAACTTACCGAGGGTGCAAACGATAAACTTACTCGCTTCCTTGAGGCTGGAGATCCAGATAACGAGGTAGCTACCAGCTGGCGAGCCAAGGAGTCCCTACGAGAGCTCTATGCCTATCGTGACCCAGGAACTCGCCAGAGACCACCTCGATGCTCTCATCAGTGACTTCACCGATAACCAACGACCCCCAGAGGTCCAGCTACTTGGGAGAACCTTGAAAAGCTGGCATGATGAGATCCTGGCCTGGCATAGGTCCTTTGTGACCAATGGACCGACAGAGTC encodes the following:
- a CDS encoding transposase, with product MPIVTQELARDHLDALISDFTDNQRPPEVQLLGRTLKSWHDEILAWHRSFVTNGPTESMNNLIKRIKRIAFGMTNFANFRIRVLLSAGKPDWSLLATVTPVTTHISSALGS